One window from the genome of bacterium encodes:
- a CDS encoding nucleotidyltransferase family protein, with the protein MSRAAETLVRSLVAGGAPALPAAADWPEVHEILQSHRLGAWAWSKLASAAGGDEIPFHVRTALYAEEWHVAETNRRFARETSTLLAAFRERDVNPIVMKGMALLALVYRDVGARPMDDVDLLITAEERPRAQALLAELGFEQAVGIGDADEYFGPAGLVLDLHHRFRLHGGRDLAALTIDAAAPLLGTDSIRVFSPEAMVAHLVRHLVGHRRSAGILLAWVLDIALALDTWHDRLDMAAVETLLPPGPSRTALPLVIGFCVHRLGVRMPKGSGEPHDVWSFDQIVRARRRAMWNLRSPRGWAALGAAWLGRSGSRDRPRLRAKDLALAPFDILRESIRHRSGAASSSRKKI; encoded by the coding sequence GTGAGCCGTGCCGCCGAAACCCTGGTGCGTTCCCTCGTCGCCGGGGGGGCGCCGGCTCTGCCTGCAGCGGCCGATTGGCCGGAGGTTCACGAGATCCTGCAGAGCCACCGGCTCGGCGCCTGGGCGTGGTCCAAGCTGGCCAGTGCAGCTGGCGGCGACGAGATCCCGTTCCACGTCCGAACCGCCCTGTACGCCGAGGAGTGGCATGTCGCCGAGACCAATCGGCGATTCGCCCGCGAGACCTCTACCTTGCTAGCCGCCTTCCGGGAACGCGACGTGAATCCGATCGTGATGAAGGGGATGGCGTTGCTGGCCCTCGTCTACCGCGATGTCGGCGCGCGCCCGATGGACGACGTGGATCTTCTGATCACCGCGGAAGAGCGTCCGCGGGCCCAGGCACTGCTGGCGGAACTTGGCTTCGAGCAGGCGGTGGGGATCGGCGACGCCGACGAGTACTTCGGTCCGGCGGGTCTCGTCCTCGATCTTCACCACCGCTTCCGGCTCCACGGGGGGCGCGATCTCGCTGCGCTGACGATCGACGCAGCAGCGCCCCTGCTCGGTACGGATTCGATCCGCGTCTTCTCCCCCGAGGCCATGGTTGCCCACCTGGTGCGGCATCTGGTCGGGCACCGGCGCTCGGCCGGCATCCTGCTCGCCTGGGTGCTCGACATCGCATTGGCCCTGGATACCTGGCACGATCGCCTGGACATGGCCGCGGTCGAGACCCTCCTGCCGCCGGGGCCATCGAGAACGGCCCTTCCGCTGGTGATCGGATTCTGCGTGCACAGGCTGGGGGTTCGCATGCCCAAGGGCAGCGGAGAGCCGCACGACGTCTGGAGCTTCGATCAGATCGTGCGAGCCCGGCGGCGCGCGATGTGGAACCTTCGCTCACCTCGCGGCTGGGCCGCGCTGGGCGCTGCGTGGCTGGGAAGATCCGGTTCTCGCGATCGTCCGCGTCTGCGGGCGAAGGACCTGGCATTGGCTCCGTTCGACATCCTGCGCGAGTCCATACGACACAGGTCAGGCGCCGCGAGTTCTTCGAGGAAGAAGATCTAG